A genomic window from Thermodesulfitimonas autotrophica includes:
- the rpsS gene encoding 30S ribosomal protein S19, which yields MGRSLKKGPYCDPKLLKKIEDLNARGEKRVIKTWSRRSTIFPQMIGHTIAVYDGRKHVPVYVTEEMVGHKLGEFAPTRTFRGHGAHTERSTALK from the coding sequence ATGGGACGTTCACTTAAAAAGGGGCCGTACTGCGATCCCAAGCTGCTGAAAAAAATTGAAGACCTGAATGCCCGGGGCGAAAAACGGGTAATCAAGACCTGGTCGCGGCGTTCCACCATCTTCCCTCAGATGATTGGACACACGATCGCGGTTTATGACGGACGCAAGCACGTCCCGGTTTACGTTACGGAAGAGATGGTGGGGCACAAGCTTGGTGAGTTTGCGCCGACCCGGACTTTCAGGGGGCACGGCGCCCACACCGAGCGCTCCACGGCGCTGAAATAG
- the rplV gene encoding 50S ribosomal protein L22 has protein sequence MAEAVKEARATAKYLRVSPRKARQVVDLIRGKRVGEALSILRFVPRKAARMVEKVVRSAVANAEHNYDLIPDELFIVRAYVDQGPSLKRVRARAYGRANIIRRRTSHVTVVVGERKEG, from the coding sequence ATGGCCGAAGCAGTAAAAGAGGCAAGGGCTACCGCCAAGTACCTGCGTGTTTCACCCCGGAAGGCCCGGCAGGTGGTTGACCTGATCCGGGGGAAAAGGGTCGGCGAGGCTTTAAGCATTCTGCGGTTTGTACCGCGCAAGGCCGCCAGAATGGTGGAAAAGGTGGTCCGATCGGCGGTGGCCAACGCAGAGCATAATTACGACCTAATTCCGGATGAGCTTTTTATCGTTCGGGCGTACGTCGATCAGGGGCCATCGCTGAAGCGTGTCCGGGCCCGGGCCTACGGCCGGGCTAATATCATCCGCCGCCGTACGAGCCACGTTACTGTGGTGGTCGGTGAAAGAAAGGAGGGGTAG
- the rpsC gene encoding 30S ribosomal protein S3: MGQKVDPRALRLGINRDWNAKWFADKRDFAKYLLEDVKIRKFIKERLRQAGISTVQIERTANRIRIFIHTAKPGIVIGRGGAEVEHLRKDLEQLTGKHVNVNIVEIKVPELDAQLVAENIAQQIERRVAFRRAMKQVVSRAMRMGAKGIKVAVSGRLAGAEIARTEWYSEGKVPLHTLRADIDYGFAEAMTTYGKIGVKVWIYKGEILPERAADRGGRGSATAEKS, encoded by the coding sequence TTGGGTCAAAAGGTTGATCCGCGGGCTTTGAGGCTCGGTATTAACCGTGACTGGAACGCCAAGTGGTTTGCCGATAAAAGAGATTTTGCCAAATATCTTCTCGAGGACGTAAAGATCCGGAAGTTCATCAAGGAGCGTCTCCGCCAGGCAGGCATCTCTACGGTTCAGATTGAGCGGACGGCGAACCGAATCCGGATTTTTATCCACACGGCGAAGCCCGGAATCGTGATCGGGCGGGGCGGCGCGGAGGTAGAACACCTGCGGAAAGATCTGGAGCAGCTGACCGGGAAGCACGTGAACGTAAATATTGTGGAGATCAAGGTCCCTGAGCTTGACGCCCAGTTGGTGGCGGAGAACATTGCGCAGCAGATCGAGCGCCGGGTGGCCTTCCGCCGGGCGATGAAACAGGTGGTTTCGCGGGCGATGCGGATGGGTGCAAAAGGTATCAAGGTTGCTGTCAGCGGGCGCCTGGCGGGGGCGGAGATTGCCCGCACCGAGTGGTACAGCGAAGGCAAGGTGCCCCTGCATACGCTGCGAGCCGACATAGATTACGGTTTTGCCGAAGCGATGACCACCTACGGCAAAATCGGGGTGAAGGTCTGGATTTACAAAGGCGAGATCCTGCCGGAACGGGCTGCAGATCGAGGAGGTAGGGGAAGTGCTACAGCCGAAAAGAGTTAA
- the rplP gene encoding 50S ribosomal protein L16: MLQPKRVKFRKQHRGRMTGQAKGGTTVHFGEYGLQALEPAWITARQIEAARIAMTRYVRRGGKVWIRIFPDKPVTAKPAETRMGSGKGSPEYWVAVVKPGRILFEIGGIPEEVAREAMRLAAHKLPIRTRFVKREEAGEVSEG, from the coding sequence GTGCTACAGCCGAAAAGAGTTAAATTCAGGAAGCAACACCGGGGCCGGATGACCGGGCAGGCCAAGGGCGGCACGACGGTCCATTTCGGTGAGTACGGCCTTCAGGCCCTGGAGCCGGCCTGGATTACCGCCCGGCAGATCGAGGCCGCGCGAATCGCGATGACCCGTTACGTCCGCCGGGGCGGGAAGGTGTGGATCAGGATCTTTCCGGATAAGCCCGTGACGGCGAAACCGGCCGAAACGCGTATGGGAAGCGGGAAAGGGTCACCGGAATACTGGGTGGCAGTGGTAAAGCCCGGACGGATTCTCTTTGAGATCGGCGGGATACCCGAGGAGGTGGCCCGGGAAGCTATGCGGCTGGCGGCGCACAAGCTACCCATCAGAACCAGGTTTGTGAA